CTACGTCTGGGCCGCCGCCCGGATCTCGATCGGCTGGATCTTCCTGTGGGCGTTCCTGGACAAGACCTTCGGCTGGGGCTTCGCCACCCCCGCCGACCGCGCCTGGCTGAACGGCGGCAGCCCGACGACCGGCTTCCTCAAGGGCACCGGCGAGAACGCGCTCGGCGGCTTCTTCTCCGGCCTGGCCGGGCAGGCGTGGGTGGACTGGCTGTTCATGGCCGGCCTGCTCGGCGTCGGCGTCGCCCTGATCCTCGGCATCGGCACCCGGATCGCCGCCGGCGCCGGCACCGCGATGCTGCTCCTGATGTGGGCCGCCGAGCTGCCCCTGGCCAACAACCCGGTCATCGACGACCACATCGTCTACTCGATCGTCCTCATCGGCCTGGCCCTGGCCGGCGCGGGACGTACCCTCGGGCTCGGCAACCTGCCCATCGTCCGGCGCACCGCCTGGCTGAAGTAGCGGGCCACCCGTCCACCCCCTGCGCCCCAGGGGGTGGGCTTTCCGCTGCCGTCACTCGAACAGCGACGGATCCCCGGTGCCCCGGCGGAGGATCTCCGGCTCGTCCTGCGACAGGTCGACGACCGTCGTGGGGGTGGCGCCGCACTCGCCGGCGTCGATGACGGCGTCCACCACGTGGTCGAGCCGCTCCTTGATCTCCCAGCCCTGCGTCGGCGGCTCGCTCTCGCCGGGCAGCAGCAGGGTGCTCGACACCAGCGGCTCGCCCAGCTCGGCCAGCAGCGCCTGCGTCACCACGTGATCGGGGATCCGCACGCCGACCGTCTTCTTGCGAGGGTGCAGCAATCGGCGCGGCACCTCCTTGGTGGCCGGCAGGATGAACGTGTACCCGCCCGGAGTCGCCGCCTTGACCAGCCGGAACACCGAGTTGCTCACGTGCACGAACTGGCCGAACTGCGCGAAGTCCCGGCAGATCAGGGTGAAGTGATGGTCGCTGCCGAGGCCGCGGATCTCCCTGATCCGGTCGATGCCCTCCTTGTTGCCCGGCCGGCACCCCAGCGCGTACGAGGAGTCGGTGGGGTAGGCGATCAGCCCGTCCGCGCGCAGCAGGTCGACGACCTGGCTGATCAGGCGGGGCTGGGGGTTGTCGGGATGCATGTCGATGTACTTGGCCACACCTTGGATCCTAGGAGTGGCCCGGACCCGCGCATGACCACGTGCCGCTGGGCGATCGGGGCGGCGGTGCGGGCAGCACCGGCCGGGACGTGGCCGCCTCCGCCTGCGGGTTGTGGTGGCCGCGCTGGAGCAGGCTGAAGGGCCGCCCGTGGGATCAGCGCTGTTCATGTCGGCGACGGCTGCTCCGACTGCGGCGACAGCTGCAACTGTCGCAACTGCTCCTGCGGCAACTGACTGCACCGCGCTCGCATGGAACCGGCGGTGGTACGAAGCCGCGCTCGCTCGCAATCGGCGGTGGTACGAAGCCGCGCTCGCTCGCGATCGGCACCGGCACAGCGCCGAGCCCGCCCGAAACCGGCGCGGCGAACCTCCCCGGCGTCTACACTCTGCCCGCATGCGCTTAAAGATGATCTTCGCGCTGCTCCTGGCCTACGCCGTCACCGCCGCCCCCGTCTTCCTCCCCGGCGAGCTGCGAGTAGTCGTCCAACCGGCCACCCCCGACGGAGCCGAGGTGTTCTACGAGCCCTTCTCCCCGGTGCTGCTCAGATCGTACGAGAACATCGAGCCCTACAACCGGGCCCAGCTCCTCGCCGCACAACGCGCCGAGGCCTACCCCGACGACCTGGCTCCGCCCTACATCGCCCACGGCGGCTCGTACCGCCTCATCGCCCCCTACGTCACCGAGCGTGGCCGCGCGCTGGCCACCCCGGTGATCTCTGGCGTCTACTGGGACCAGGGGCAACGGGTCAGGTTCGACATCGTGCCGGAGGTGCGGCGGGTCGCCAACAGCCAGGCGGAGCTGAGCCGGCTGTTCGAGGGCGGGCCCGACCTGCTCGACGAGCCCGGCGTCTACGGGGCCTCGATCGACGAGGAGGCCAACCGGATCGTCATCGAGACGAACATCTTCGACCCGGACCTGCGCCACCGGCTGGCCGAGCGGCACGGCGGCCTGGTCATGGTGAAGTGGGATCCGTTCGGCCAGCCGATGCAGCTCCTTTGAGCCGGGCTGTGGCTGATCAGGCACCCACGAGGGTCACCGGCCGGCCGGAGATGTCGGTAGATTCAAGGCGAAATCAGGGATGGAGAGGTTGAGATGCCCGAAGACCACGGCGACAGGGCCGGCGGCGCGCGGCCGTACATCTGGATGCTGGTGCTGGCGGCGGCGGTGCTGCTCGCCGACCAGGCGTCCAAGCTGTGGGCGGTCTCCGCGCTCTCGGGCGGCGGGCGGATCACGGTCGTCCCGGGGCTCATCGAGCTGCGCCTGCTGCTGAACCCCGGTGCCGCGTTCTCGATCGGCGAGGGCGCGACCTGGGTGTTCACGCTGACGACGGCCGCGGCGGTCGCGGGCATCCTGTACGTCGGGCGGCGCCTGCGCTCCCCGGCCTGGACCGCGGTCCTGGGCGGCCTGCTGGGCGGCGCCACCTCCCACCTGCTCGACCGCCTGTTCCGCCCGCCGTCCTTCGGGCACGGCCACGTCGTCGACTTCATCGACTACGGCGGCCTGTTCGTCGGCAACGTCGCCGACATCGCCCTCACCGTGAGCTGCGCCCTCCTCCTGCTCCTGACCCTGCGCGGCATCCCGCTGGGTACTTTCACCGAGGAGAGGCAGCCCTCGTCGTAGCGGCAGGTCAGGTCGCAGCTCCGAGAGGGGCAGCCCTCGTCGTAGCGGCAGGTCAGACCAGCAGCTGCTCGATGAGGTCGGCGGCGCGGGTGGTGCCGCCCTCGGCGCGGGCGTCCGCCTGGAGCCGGGCCGAGCGGCGGGCGACCTCCGGGTCGGCGGTGAGATCGAGCAGGGCCTCCCGCAGGGCCTGCGCGGTGGCGTCCGCGGTGTCGATGCGGCGGGCGACACCCAGCTCCACCAGCCGGTCGGCGTTCATGAACTGCTCGGCCGCCTGCGGCACGGCGATCATCGGAACGCCGGCCAGCAGCCCCTCACCGCACCCGCCCATGCCGGCGTGGGTGACGAACGCGTCCGCCTGCTCCAGGATCGCCCGCTGTGGCACCCACGGATGCACCTCGACGTTCGACGGGATGACGCCCAGCTCACCCGCGTCGGTGTACTTGCCGATCTGCAGCACGACGTGCCAGCCCGGCAGGTCGCCGAAGGCCGCCAGGCACTGCCGGTAGAACTCGGGCTGCCGGGTGTACGCCGAGCCCAGCGAGATCAGCAGCACCTTCTCCGCGCCGTCGGGACGTGCCCAGCCGCCCTGCTCCCCGCCGGGCCCGTAGCAGGGGCCGACGAAGGTCACCGTGCCGGTGTCGACCTGGTCGGCGTGCGGCTGCATGGCCCGGGAGATCAGCGCCAGGGCACGCGAGGGCACGCCGGAGAAGGCGTCCACGTCGGTGGTGGCGGCCCCGGAGCCGGCGAGCCACCGCGCGAACCTCTCCCGATAGGCGTCGGCGCCCGGCAGCCCCCACAGGTGCGCCGCCACGTCCTGGTCGTAACCCTTCCACGCCACGAACGTCGGCGACAGCTGCACCAGCGGCCGCCCCTGCGACTCGGCGAGCGCGCGGGCGGCGTAGGCGCCGATGTCGTACAGGTAGAGGTCCGCGGGATCGTCGTCGTAGACGGCGCGCAACTGCGGCAGAGCTTGTACGGCGTCGTCGAGGAACAGGCTCATCGCGGCGATGGGGTCGTCGGGCCAGTCGTTGTCGGCGACCGGCAGCACGGAGGTGCAGGGGACCAGGTCGGCCCCGGTGGCCGTGATGAGGTCGCCGACCGCGGGATCGTTGGCGTAGGTCACCCGATGGCCGCGGGCGGCCAGCTCACGGATGATCTCCAGGCTGGGCAGGACGTGGCTGACGGCGGGGATGCCGATCATGGCGATGTGCGACACGCGCTCATCCCTCCTGGTTGCCGGGGGCGGCGGCCTCGAGGTCGGCGACGCCGCCCGACATGATGGTCCGTACGTGCTCGGTGATGTGCTCGGCCGGCCAGTCCCACCAGGCCACCGCCAGCAGCCGGGCGATGTCCTCGTCGCTGAAGCGGGTGCGGATGAGCCGGGCAGGGTTGCCGCCGACGATCCCGTAGTCGGGCACGTCGGAGGTGACCACCGCGCCGGCGCCGATGATCGCGCCGTGCCCGATCCGCACGCCCGGCATCACGGTCGCGCCGTAGCCGAACCAGACGTCGTTGCCGACCACCGTGTCCCCTCTGCTCGGCAGGCCGGCCAGCAGGTGGAAGTGCTGCGCCCAGGAGCCGCCCATGGTGGGGAAGGGGAAGGTCGAGGGGCCGTCCATGCGGTGGTTGGCGCCGTTCATGATGAAGCGCACGCCCGTGCCCAGCGCGCAGAACTTGCCGATGATCAGCTTCTCCGGGCCGTAGTGGTAGAGGACGTTGCGGGTCTCGAACGCGGTCGGGTCGTCGGGGTCGTCGTAGTAGGAATACTCCCCGACCTCGATCAGCGGGGACTTCACCAGCGGCCGGAGCTGCACCACCCGCGGCTGCTCCGGCATGGGGTGCAGCACGGTCGGATCGGCGGGGACGAGCGGATTCATGAAGTGCGACTCCGTTAACGCGACAACCTTTACATTAAGATGTTGTCATGGTGCCGGCCGATGAGCAAACCGAATACCGAGGCTTGGAGTCGAGTGGGAGGCTGTGCGAATGCGCGGGCGGGAGTTCGTGTGAAGCGCGGGCGGGAGATCGTGCGATGACCCGGCGGCGGTTTCGTGCGATGCGCGAGCCGGAGACCGTGCGATGAGCAAGCGGGAGACCGTGCGATGAGCAAGCGGGAGACCGAGCGATGACTTCCGAGGCGGCCCCGCCGCCCAGACGCCGGCCTGGTGGCCGTACCGGCCGCATCCGCGCGCAGGTGCTCGACGCGGTCCGTGCCGAGCTGACCGAGCGCGGTTACGACGGACTCAGCCTGGACGGGGTCGCGGCGCGCGCGGGCGTGCACCGGGCGACGGTGTACCGGCGCTGGCGGGATGTGGGCGGGCTGCTCGCCGACGTCCTGGACGCGACGGGCGACGACGACTGGGAGCCCCAGGACACCGGCTCCCTGCTGGGCGACCTGACCGCACTGAACCACGAGAACCTCACCGCCATGACCGCGCAGCCCTCGATGGCCGCCGCCCTGATCGCCGCCTCGTTCCGTTCGGAGGAGGCCGCCCGCGGGCTGCGGCGGCTGTGGGAGGACCGCTACACCCGCTGCGAGGTCGTCGTCGAACGGGCCGTCAGCCGCGGCGAGCTGCCGCCGGGCACCGACGCGCGGCGGCTGCTCGTCGCCGCCACCGCCCCGCTCTACCATCACCTGGTGCTGCTGCGCACGGAGCCGGACCCCGACCTGCCCGGCCAGGCCGCCAAGGCGGCGGTCCTCGCCGCCTTCGCAGGCGCCTTCGCCGGGAACTCGGCCGACACCGCGTGACGGCGGGGGCTTGGCGCCTCGGTGTGGCCGGGTTCCCGGCGGCTTTCGTGTGACGGCGTGACGGCGAGTCCCGGGCGCCTCGGTGCGGCGCGGTCTCTCAGTCGCCTTCGCGTGGCAGCGGGCTCTCACCGAAGACGGCGGCGAGGGCCTTGGCGATCAGGCCCGGCAGGTCGGCACGCCCGTCCTCCTCGGCCCAGCGCACCAGCGCCGTGTGCAGAGCGGCCAGGCAGGCACTGGCCGCCGCCTGTGCATGGAAGGCCGTCTCGGGGTCGGCGGCGTCATCCCCGAGAGCGCCGATGATCGCCTGTTGCAGGGCGTACTGGTTGTCCAGGTGCTTGGCGCGCAAGGCGGGTGTAGAGATCATCAGCCGCAGCCGGGTGAGCAGGAACTCCCTCCCGGCGTCATCGCCGGTCAGCGCCGCGGCCGAGTCGATGAGCGCGCCCCCGATGCGGCGGACCAGCGGCTGCCCGGGAGCCGACGCGGCGATGCGCTCGCCGACGAGCCTGCCGTGCTCATCGGCCAGCACCAGATCCTCCTTCGTGGGGAAGTGCCGGTACACGGTCATCGGTGACACCCCCGCGGCCTCGGCGACGTCGGTCACGGTCGTCGCGTCGTAACCGCGCCAGGCGAACAGCCGCACCGCGTGCCCCTGGATCATGCGCTGCGTCTGGGCTCTCCTGCGCGCTCGCAGCGTTGTGTGCTGATCGGCCATGTGGTAGACACTACCGCAGTGGTAGTCACTACCAACTTGGTAGCAGCTAACAGATTGGGTGATGAGCATGGCAGGCAGAACGGCTCTGGTGACCGGGGCGTCGCGCGGCATCGGGCAGGCGATCGCGATCCGGCTGGCGGCCGGAGGGACGACGGTCATCGTGCATTTCGGTACGGACGAGGACGGCGCGCACGCGACGGTCGCCGAGATCGAGCGCGGCGGCGGCACCGCCTACGCCGTCGGCGCGGAGCTGGGCGTGGACGGTGACGTCGAGACGCTGTTCGCGGGGGTGGAGGCGGCGCTGGCGGGGCGGCCGCTCGACATCCTGGTCAACAACGCGGCGGCACCGCCCGCGGGGCCGTTGGGGGTGACGACGCGGGCCGAGTTCGACCGGCTCTTCGCGGTGAACGTGCGGGCGCCGTACTTCATCGTCCAGCGGGCGCTGCCGCTGCTGCGCGACGGCGGGCGCATCATCACGATCTCGTCCGTGGCGACCAGGATGGCCAACCCGGGCCAGACGTCGTTCGCCATGACCAAGGGCGCGGTCGAGACCATGACCCTGACCCTGGCCACCCAGCTCGGTGCCCGTGGCATCACGGTGAACGCGGTCGCTCCCGGCGCCACCCGTACAGCCACCAACGGGATGGCCTTCGAGGCGCCCGGCCTGGCCGAGTTCATCGCGGGGTCGACGGCGCTCGGCCGGCTGGGCGAGGCCGGTGACGTTGCGGACGTCGTCGCGTTCCTCGCCTCCGACGCCGCCCGCTGGATCACCGGCCAGGTCATCGACGCCACCGGCGGCCTCTTCCTGGGGCCGGCCGCCAGCGCAGCTTGAGCGCAGGATCACCCCTCCGTGCTGGTCCGGGCGTGGGTGGCTGCTCCGCGCAGGTTCGGGCACAGGCCGCCCGTCCGGGCAGCGTGAGCGCGGGGCCGCCCGTCCGGGCAGCGTGAGCACGGGCCAGTCCGTCCGTGCTGCGTGAGCGCGGGCCAGTCCGTCCGTGCAGCGTGAGCGCGGGGCCGCCTGTCCATGACAGCCCGAGCTGGGCCCAACCCCGGCTGTCCTGTCCAAGCGCTCCGGGGAGGGCGATTCGCCTTCCTCAGGTACGGTGCTTGAGCCCCGGGAGCAGTCCTCGGCCAGGCTCAGGTCACCCCCGCTGCCCGGGTTGGTAGTCGCCGGCCGGCTGCTGGGTGATGACGTTCAGCCGATTCCAGGCGTTGATGATCGCAATCAAACCCGCCAGCGCAGTGAGCTGCTCCTCGTCACCATGCTCAGCGGCCTCGGCCCCACGCCCGGTCGGAGACGCCTCCGGCCCGTCCGCGATGCGTGTGCCCTGCTCGGTCAGTTCCAGGGCGGCGCGCTCGGCGCTGGTGAACACCGTGGCCTACCGCCGGACCGCGACGAGATTGAGGCGCACCGCAGTCTCCCCGGCGTGCGCGGCGTCCTTGGTGTGCTGGTCGACGCAGACGG
The nucleotide sequence above comes from Nonomuraea gerenzanensis. Encoded proteins:
- a CDS encoding TetR/AcrR family transcriptional regulator, whose translation is MTSEAAPPPRRRPGGRTGRIRAQVLDAVRAELTERGYDGLSLDGVAARAGVHRATVYRRWRDVGGLLADVLDATGDDDWEPQDTGSLLGDLTALNHENLTAMTAQPSMAAALIAASFRSEEAARGLRRLWEDRYTRCEVVVERAVSRGELPPGTDARRLLVAATAPLYHHLVLLRTEPDPDLPGQAAKAAVLAAFAGAFAGNSADTA
- a CDS encoding signal peptidase II; this encodes MPEDHGDRAGGARPYIWMLVLAAAVLLADQASKLWAVSALSGGGRITVVPGLIELRLLLNPGAAFSIGEGATWVFTLTTAAAVAGILYVGRRLRSPAWTAVLGGLLGGATSHLLDRLFRPPSFGHGHVVDFIDYGGLFVGNVADIALTVSCALLLLLTLRGIPLGTFTEERQPSS
- a CDS encoding CatB-related O-acetyltransferase, with protein sequence MNPLVPADPTVLHPMPEQPRVVQLRPLVKSPLIEVGEYSYYDDPDDPTAFETRNVLYHYGPEKLIIGKFCALGTGVRFIMNGANHRMDGPSTFPFPTMGGSWAQHFHLLAGLPSRGDTVVGNDVWFGYGATVMPGVRIGHGAIIGAGAVVTSDVPDYGIVGGNPARLIRTRFSDEDIARLLAVAWWDWPAEHITEHVRTIMSGGVADLEAAAPGNQEG
- a CDS encoding L-threonylcarbamoyladenylate synthase; translated protein: MAKYIDMHPDNPQPRLISQVVDLLRADGLIAYPTDSSYALGCRPGNKEGIDRIREIRGLGSDHHFTLICRDFAQFGQFVHVSNSVFRLVKAATPGGYTFILPATKEVPRRLLHPRKKTVGVRIPDHVVTQALLAELGEPLVSSTLLLPGESEPPTQGWEIKERLDHVVDAVIDAGECGATPTTVVDLSQDEPEILRRGTGDPSLFE
- a CDS encoding DoxX family membrane protein, with product MATTTPRPTATGELAARRPVDYVWAAARISIGWIFLWAFLDKTFGWGFATPADRAWLNGGSPTTGFLKGTGENALGGFFSGLAGQAWVDWLFMAGLLGVGVALILGIGTRIAAGAGTAMLLLMWAAELPLANNPVIDDHIVYSIVLIGLALAGAGRTLGLGNLPIVRRTAWLK
- a CDS encoding carboxymuconolactone decarboxylase family protein, whose translation is MFTSAERAALELTEQGTRIADGPEASPTGRGAEAAEHGDEEQLTALAGLIAIINAWNRLNVITQQPAGDYQPGQRG
- a CDS encoding macrolide family glycosyltransferase, which produces MIGIPAVSHVLPSLEIIRELAARGHRVTYANDPAVGDLITATGADLVPCTSVLPVADNDWPDDPIAAMSLFLDDAVQALPQLRAVYDDDPADLYLYDIGAYAARALAESQGRPLVQLSPTFVAWKGYDQDVAAHLWGLPGADAYRERFARWLAGSGAATTDVDAFSGVPSRALALISRAMQPHADQVDTGTVTFVGPCYGPGGEQGGWARPDGAEKVLLISLGSAYTRQPEFYRQCLAAFGDLPGWHVVLQIGKYTDAGELGVIPSNVEVHPWVPQRAILEQADAFVTHAGMGGCGEGLLAGVPMIAVPQAAEQFMNADRLVELGVARRIDTADATAQALREALLDLTADPEVARRSARLQADARAEGGTTRAADLIEQLLV
- a CDS encoding TetR/AcrR family transcriptional regulator; translation: MADQHTTLRARRRAQTQRMIQGHAVRLFAWRGYDATTVTDVAEAAGVSPMTVYRHFPTKEDLVLADEHGRLVGERIAASAPGQPLVRRIGGALIDSAAALTGDDAGREFLLTRLRLMISTPALRAKHLDNQYALQQAIIGALGDDAADPETAFHAQAAASACLAALHTALVRWAEEDGRADLPGLIAKALAAVFGESPLPREGD
- a CDS encoding SDR family oxidoreductase → MAGRTALVTGASRGIGQAIAIRLAAGGTTVIVHFGTDEDGAHATVAEIERGGGTAYAVGAELGVDGDVETLFAGVEAALAGRPLDILVNNAAAPPAGPLGVTTRAEFDRLFAVNVRAPYFIVQRALPLLRDGGRIITISSVATRMANPGQTSFAMTKGAVETMTLTLATQLGARGITVNAVAPGATRTATNGMAFEAPGLAEFIAGSTALGRLGEAGDVADVVAFLASDAARWITGQVIDATGGLFLGPAASAA